The Aggregicoccus sp. 17bor-14 genome contains the following window.
CCCCTCGTACATCGGCTCCATGAAGAGGCGGCGCACCTCGTCGCTGCCGAAGGCCTCGAGCAGGTGGGCGGCGCCCGAGGTGAGGCCCACGAAGCCGTAGGCGCTGAGGTTTCCCGCCATGAGGTAGAGCGAGGCGAGCGCGTACACGGTGAGGGGCAGCTGCTGGCCGCCGACCTCCGCGGGGCGCGTGGCGTTGAGCAGGCCCAGCTCCACCAGCTGCGGGTAGAGCGTGCGCAGCGCGGGGTGGGTGTGCACGCGGCCCGCCTGCAGCACGGGGGGCGCTGCGTCCATGGGGCGGTAGGTGGGGAAGAGCACGTCGCGCGCGAGCCGGCGGGCGCTGTCCAGGAAGAGGTCGAAGGTGTCGCGCGAGTGCGCCTCGAAGCCCGGCAGCGCGCACAGGCGGGCGGCGTCGAGCACCTCGTAGAGCTGGAAGGCGACGTCGCGGTCGCTCAGGAGCGGGTTCTGGCGGGGGGCGGGCATGACGTGCGGGACTCTAGCCGGGCTACTGGCTCTGGGCAGCCCGCGCAGGCGGGCGCGGGGCGCGGGTGCTTGCGCGCGCGGCACGGCTGGGTGAAGACACGCTCATGGCCAACGCCCTCCCCTCCCCTGCGGCGCCGCGCCTCGGCGACCGGGCCTTCTTCCTGCTCATCGCGCTCGTCTCGGTGCTCGCGCTCGCGCTGCTCGCCTGGCTGCTGCTCGTGCGGCGCGGGGGGCCGGTGGCCGGGGTGGACCTGCGCTTCATGCCGGCGGTGAACGCGGGCCTCAACGCGCTGGCGGCGGCGCTGCTCACGGCCGGCTGGGTGGCCATCCGCCGCGGGCAGCGCGCGCTGCACCAGCGGCTGATGGTGAGCGCCTTCGGCGCGAGCGCGCTCTTCCTCGTGGGCTACCTCGCCTACCACTACGTGCACGGGGACACGCGCTACGTGGGGCCGGCGCGCGGGCTGTACCTGCTGGTGCTCGCGAGCCACATCCTGCTGTCCGCGCTGGTGGTGCCCGGGGCGCTGCTCGCCTTCTACTTCGCGTGGCGCGGCGCCTTCGCGCGCCACCGGCGGGTGACGCGCTGGCTCGCCCCGGTGTGGCTCTACGTCTCGGTGACCGGGGTGCTCATCTTCTTCATGCTCCGGGGGAGCCTGCCGGCGGCGCCCTGAGCGCCTCGTCGAGCCAGCGCTCGAAGGCGTCGAAGGTGAGGTGCGCGCCGCGCACCACGCGCTGCGCGAAGGGCTCGTCCGGGGTGGCGCGCACCAGCGCCTCGCCGAAGGCGCGCCACATGGGCCCCAGCGCCTCCTCGTAGGCGCGGAAGAAGGTGAAGTCGCCCACGGGGTGGCCCGAGTACTGGCCGGAGAAGTGGCGCGTGAGGTGGCGCAGCAGCAGCTGTCCGCCCAGGGTGGCTCCCTCCAGCACGTACATCGCGCCCAGCGCCTCGGGCACCCCCTCGAGCGGCAGCGGCGGCGCGCGCGGCAGGCGCTCGAGGCTCTGGGCGTCGTGGCCCAGCGCGGTGAGGTCCCTCGCGAGGAAGGTGCGCTTCCAGCGGCGCGGCAGCTCCAGCGCCTCGGCGCCCTGCGCGCCCGAGAGCAGCCCCTCCAGCTGCCCCTCGAGCGGGGCGTAGAGGCCGTAGAGGGCCTCGAGGTGGCGGCGGTAGAGGGCGGGGCTGAGCGCGGGGTCCAGCAGGCGCATCGCCGCCTCGGCGCGCGCGTGGTGCTCGCGCGTCTCCTCCTTGAGGCGCTGCAGGATGGTGCGGGGGGCGGCCCCGGGGACAGGAGGAAGGCTCATGGGGGCGAGGGTGCCCTCGCGGCGCGCGCGCCGCCAGCGCGAAAGCGGGCGGCGCGGTCACTCCCTCTAGCGAAGCGGGATGGGCGCCGCGCTCGTGGCGGGCGGCGCGTACGACAGGGTGCTGAAGGGCACCAGGTCGAAGTCGATGCCCGTCACCTCCTGGCCGGCGGCGACCACGATCTCCTCCGGGTTGTCCACGTTGCGCCAGAAGCCGGTGCGCTCGCCGTCGTCGAAGGGCTCGCCGTTGTGGTTGTCGTCGATGCCGGCGACCACGAAGTAGGTGTTCTCGTCGAGGCTGATCCGGTAGCTGTACTGGTCCGACGCGCGCGCCACCGTGGTGGTGCGCGGGGAGGCGGTGAGCTGGTCGTTCTCGTCGCGGAAGATGAAGACCACGGTGGCGTCCTGGTCCTGCAGCTCGGCGGCGCGCATGCGCACGTTGACGGTGCTGGTGCCGGCCGCGCCCGCGTCCACGGTGAGGGTGGCCTGGCTGGTGCCCACCGGCAGGCCATTGAGGTTGGCCGCCACGCGGATGGTGCCCGCCTCGGCGGGCCCCAGGGTGACGCTGTTGCCCTCCGGGAGGCTGAGCCGCGCCGCCTCGGCGCCGCCCACGCTGACCGTGGCGGTGAGCGAGCCGCCCCCGGTGTTGGCCAGGTGCAGCGCCTGCACGGAGCGCCCGCCCTGCACGAAGGCCAGCTCGTTCGAGGTGAGGCTGAGCGTGGCCGGCCCCGAGGGCAGGTTCCCGCTCGCGCGCGCGACCGCGCCCAGGGCGTTGAGCAGGCCCGCCCCGCAGCCCTCGGCGCACTGGCTGCCGGGGTTGGCGGTCTCCTTGAGCAGCGTCTCGATCTGCGCGCCCGTGAGCGGGTTCGTGTTGCCGTGGGCCGCGGCCATCAGCGCGACCACCGCCGACACGTGCGGCGCGGACATGCTGGTGCCCTGCTTGAAGGTGTAGGAGGGGTTGCCCTCGGCGTCGAAGCCGGTGGACAGCACGCCGTCGGGGCGGCGGTCCGCGTTGAGGTCCTCGCGCATCTCGCCGCCGGGCGCCATCAGGTCCACCTCGGGCCCGAAGTCCGAGTAGCTGCTGCGCGTGCCGCTCAGGCCCACCGCCCCCACGCAGATGACGCCGCGCTGGTTGCAGGGCACGGACTGCGAGGTCGCGGCGGCGTCGTTGCCCGCGGACACCACGAACACCGGCCCGCCGGGCACCTGCGGGTTCGCCACCGCCTCGTCGATCACGTCCTGGTAGACGGCCTGGGCCTCGCCGGTGGTCCCCAGGCTCAGGTTCACCACCTTGGCGGGGGTGGGGTTGCTCGGGATGCCGGGCACGTCCAGCCCCACCGCCCAGCGGATGCCCGCGACGATGTCCGCGCTGTCCCCGCCCGCCAGCCCCAGCACGCGCACCGGCAGGATGCGGGTGCCCCAGGTGACGCCGCTCACGCCCTCGGCGTTGTTCGTCACCGCGCCGATGGTGCCCATCACGTGGGTGCCGTGCCACGAGGAGCTGCCGTTGGGCAGATCGTGGCCCATGTCCGTGGGGTCCGCGTCCACGCCGTCCCCGTCCTGCGCGTTGCCCGGGTCCGAGATGAAGTCGTAGCCGGGCAGCAGCCGGGCATCGAGGTCCGGGTGCGCGCGGTGGCCCGTGTCCACCACCGCCACCACCACCCCGTTGCCCTGCCGCTCCTGGTCCCAGGCCGCCGGCAGGTTCACCAGGGTGTAGTTCCACTGCACCGGGAAGTAGGTGTCATCCGGCGTGGCGAGCGGGAACATGCGGATGTTGCGCTCCACCCAGCGCACGCCCGGCTGCGCCCGCAGCCGCTTCGCCGCCGCCTCCAGCTCGGCCTCCCCCACCAGCGCGCGCTGGCCGTGGGGGTGCACCCGGAAGCGGTGCACGTAGCGCCCGAGGAAGGCCTCGTGCTCCACGTCCAGGCCGGGCAGCGCCCGGGCCACCTGCGCGCGCGCGGCCTCGGCGCGGTGCGACAGCGTCCCCTGGGCGAGCGCCGCGGGCCCCGGTGCGAGCCCCACCAGCAGCTCGCCGGGCAGGGCCTGCGCGCGGCGCGGGGGGCGCGCGAGCGGGGCCGGCACGTCCAGCGTGCGCGGGTCCGCGTCCACGCCGACCGCCGGCGCGTTCTGCCGCGCCTGCACCGCTTCTCGCGCCACCTCGAGCGCCGCCTTGGGCGCCGCCGCAGAGGGTGCGCGGGACGACAGCGCCGTGGCACTGCGGTACGGGGTGAGGCGACCGCTCACCGCCCCCTGGGGCGGCTTGTCATTGCCCGAGCAGGCACAGGCGAGCAGGGGCAGCAGGGCGAGCACGGGCAGGTGGCGCATGGATCGAGGTTCCCCCTTGGCCCTTCAACGTACGCTGTCTGCCGGCATAGCGCAGGGCTTTGCGCGCGTGCCTGTTTGCTTCCGCGCCCTCAGCCCGCCTGCGCCACCCCGGGCTCACCCCCGGACTCTCCTCCGAAGGCCTCGTCCTCCAGGGCCTCGTCCTCCAGCGCCGTGTCCTCCGGGCCGGGCGCGGCGAGCGCCTCCTGCGGCTGGGGTACCCCGTCCACGTACACCACCACGTTGTGCACCGTGGCGGGCACGCGAGGCCCCGGCGTGACGAGGCCGGTGAGGTTGAGCGGGTCCACCGCGCACAGCTTCACCCGCACGCCCGAGGGGGGCTGGCGGCGCACGGCGCGCGCCACGTCCACCGCGTCTGGCAGGGCGAACTGCTCGCCCACCACCCCCGCCACGAAGCGCCCTCCGCGCAGCTCCCCGCGCGCCTCCATGCGGCGGTAGACGCGCAAGAGGTCGCGCCAGGTGGGGGCGAGCGCCTCGCGCAGCACCAGGTCTCGCCACACGATGCCGTAGCGCTGCAGGAAGAGGCGCGCGAGCTGCTCGAGCACCTCGTCTTGCCCCTTGGTCTCCTGCGGCACCAGCAGGCTCCAGCGCCCGGGGCCCCCGCGCTGCTGCTGCTTCTGGCGCTTGCGCGCGAGCGGGCTCTGCAGCACGCGCAGGTTCTGCACCGCATCCGCGGTGACGAGCCCGCGCGCGACCAGCTCCCACAGCGCGTCCTCCACCTCCGCGGGCAGCCGCCGGCTCTGCGCCACCAGGTCGTTGAAGAAGCAGGCGCCGCGCCGCTCCAGCACCGCCACCACGTCGCGTGCGGGCTGCGAGAGCTCGGGCGGCAGCCACACGCCCCCGTCGCTCAGGAGCGCGTGCGGGCGCGCCGCCGCGAGCAGCCAGTCGAGGCACTCGCGCTTCACGAAGGTGAGGCTCGCGTTGCGGTTGGGGCCGGGCGCGCGCGTGCGCGCCGCTTCCGGAGCGGGAGGCGGGTCCACCGGCGCGCCGCGCCGCGGGCCCGGCGGGGGCCTGGGCTCCTTCACCGTGAGCCTTCCCCAGGCCACCTCGCCGCCGTAGCAGGCGCGCTCGAGCAGCTCGCCCACCTCGCCGCGCACGCGCGAGGGCAGCAGGTGTCGCTCCCACGCGCTCGCCGGCGCCTCGTAGCCCTGCAAGAGCGCCACCGCCTTCGCGAGGCCCGAGCCCCCGCGCAGCGAGTCCAGGTCCTCCAGGTGGTGCCAGCGGAAGAGGAAGCGCATGAAGTCCTGCGCGCTGAGCG
Protein-coding sequences here:
- a CDS encoding S8 family peptidase, which gives rise to MRHLPVLALLPLLACACSGNDKPPQGAVSGRLTPYRSATALSSRAPSAAAPKAALEVAREAVQARQNAPAVGVDADPRTLDVPAPLARPPRRAQALPGELLVGLAPGPAALAQGTLSHRAEAARAQVARALPGLDVEHEAFLGRYVHRFRVHPHGQRALVGEAELEAAAKRLRAQPGVRWVERNIRMFPLATPDDTYFPVQWNYTLVNLPAAWDQERQGNGVVVAVVDTGHRAHPDLDARLLPGYDFISDPGNAQDGDGVDADPTDMGHDLPNGSSSWHGTHVMGTIGAVTNNAEGVSGVTWGTRILPVRVLGLAGGDSADIVAGIRWAVGLDVPGIPSNPTPAKVVNLSLGTTGEAQAVYQDVIDEAVANPQVPGGPVFVVSAGNDAAATSQSVPCNQRGVICVGAVGLSGTRSSYSDFGPEVDLMAPGGEMREDLNADRRPDGVLSTGFDAEGNPSYTFKQGTSMSAPHVSAVVALMAAAHGNTNPLTGAQIETLLKETANPGSQCAEGCGAGLLNALGAVARASGNLPSGPATLSLTSNELAFVQGGRSVQALHLANTGGGSLTATVSVGGAEAARLSLPEGNSVTLGPAEAGTIRVAANLNGLPVGTSQATLTVDAGAAGTSTVNVRMRAAELQDQDATVVFIFRDENDQLTASPRTTTVARASDQYSYRISLDENTYFVVAGIDDNHNGEPFDDGERTGFWRNVDNPEEIVVAAGQEVTGIDFDLVPFSTLSYAPPATSAAPIPLR
- a CDS encoding biliverdin-producing heme oxygenase → MSLPPVPGAAPRTILQRLKEETREHHARAEAAMRLLDPALSPALYRRHLEALYGLYAPLEGQLEGLLSGAQGAEALELPRRWKRTFLARDLTALGHDAQSLERLPRAPPLPLEGVPEALGAMYVLEGATLGGQLLLRHLTRHFSGQYSGHPVGDFTFFRAYEEALGPMWRAFGEALVRATPDEPFAQRVVRGAHLTFDAFERWLDEALRAPPAGSPGA
- a CDS encoding DUF420 domain-containing protein → MANALPSPAAPRLGDRAFFLLIALVSVLALALLAWLLLVRRGGPVAGVDLRFMPAVNAGLNALAAALLTAGWVAIRRGQRALHQRLMVSAFGASALFLVGYLAYHYVHGDTRYVGPARGLYLLVLASHILLSALVVPGALLAFYFAWRGAFARHRRVTRWLAPVWLYVSVTGVLIFFMLRGSLPAAP